One genomic region from Apodemus sylvaticus chromosome 1, mApoSyl1.1, whole genome shotgun sequence encodes:
- the LOC127683521 gene encoding homeobox protein DLX-4-like yields GPSLYPKFQMPSSAPIETRPQRLQETARNLPFQVYYSPILTPTNPMQSSLSVPERDLHQQEFQGPSRKSGSVVLSEKYGDHQSGPVTSRKVRKERIVYSKKQKHLLQEHFDKCQYPNQDQCVKLAELVGVTARDIKIWFKNSRAKYKRMALQNITEALPETNGSSKPVFESTHFPGSIPLVAAENGEPMCSGTFSEVSIPKFNCIQESSLHHYQASDADRCSQQEDLLVGHAPIIDWDSGQSAAVEAQTDLAVTESTDVLEAATHCPEEAQGSGPSAEELWQRIL; encoded by the exons ggtccctccttgtatccaaaattccaaatgccttcaagtgcacccatagaaaccagaccccaaaggcttcaagagactgcaaggaacttaccctttcaagtttattacagtcccatattgaccccaacaaatccaatgcaatcaagtctttcagtccctgaaagggacctacatcagcaagagttccaaggaccatcaagaaaatcag gatctgtggtactgtcagagaaatatggtgaccatcaatctggccctgtgacttcaagaaaggtgcggaaggaacgcattgtgtactccaaaaaacaaaagcacctgctgcaagaacattttgataagtgtcagtacccaaaccaggatcaatgtgtgaagctggcagagttagttggtgtgacagcgagggacatcaag atctggtttaagaacagccgagctaagtacaagcggatggctctccagaatattacagaagctttgccagagaccaatggaagttcaaaaccagtttttgaatcaacccactttcctggttccatacctcttgttgctgctgagaatggagagcccatgtgttcaggcacatttagtgaggtttccattcccaaattcaactgcatccaggaatcttctctgcatcattatcaggccagtgatgcagacaggtgtagtcagcaggaagatctgcttgttggccatgctcccattatagattgggattctggtcaatcagcagcagttgaagcccagactgatctagcagtgactgaatctacagatgtcctagaagctgccacccattgcccagaggaggctcaaggttcaggtccatctgcagaggaactctggcaaagaatcctt